In a genomic window of Xenopus laevis strain J_2021 chromosome 5S, Xenopus_laevis_v10.1, whole genome shotgun sequence:
- the LOC108717800 gene encoding gem-associated protein 6 isoform X1, protein MAQEVPSDMTQWSNKSPLEWQDYINKEVKVYADEKNDYQGWLVTVDPVSTSIVLANFQEDQETLIRVIMGHAVQEVQVVDEADEATKDRLAHLFTPRETTSPYCKDDLEKKKLSLKNWLEQNNIPVSVQGESCTVLCVAGVLTIDPPYGPENCSSANEIILSRVQGLLQWFLNNQGETRLTSH, encoded by the exons ATGG CTCAGGAAGTACCAAGCGATATGACTCAGTGGTCTAACAAAAGCCCACTGGAGTGGCAAGACTAcataaacaaagaagtaaaagTCTATGCTGATGAGAAGAATGATTACCAGGGGTGGCTTGTAACAGTGGACCCGGTTTCTACAAG TATTGTGCTGGCTAATTTCCAAGAAGACCAGGAAACATTAATTCGGGTGATCATGGGGCATGCAGTGCAAGAAGTACAAGTGGTGGATGAAGCAGATGAAGCAACCAAAGACAGACTTGCTCATCTCTTTACCCCCAGAGAAACAACAAGCCCCTACTGTAAAGATGATTTGGAAAAAAAGAAGTTAAGTTTAAAGAACTGGCTGGAGCAAAACAACATCCCTGTATCTGTACAAGGAGAATCCTGCACAGTGCTGTGTGTGGCTGGTGTGTTAACAATTGACCCACCTTATGGACCAGAAAACTGCAGTAGTGCAAATGAAATCATTTTGTCTCGTGTCCAAGGACTTCTACAATGGTTTCTTAATAACCAAGGAGAAACCAGGCTTACTTCACACTAG
- the LOC108717800 gene encoding gem-associated protein 6 isoform X2, which yields MTQWSNKSPLEWQDYINKEVKVYADEKNDYQGWLVTVDPVSTSIVLANFQEDQETLIRVIMGHAVQEVQVVDEADEATKDRLAHLFTPRETTSPYCKDDLEKKKLSLKNWLEQNNIPVSVQGESCTVLCVAGVLTIDPPYGPENCSSANEIILSRVQGLLQWFLNNQGETRLTSH from the exons ATGACTCAGTGGTCTAACAAAAGCCCACTGGAGTGGCAAGACTAcataaacaaagaagtaaaagTCTATGCTGATGAGAAGAATGATTACCAGGGGTGGCTTGTAACAGTGGACCCGGTTTCTACAAG TATTGTGCTGGCTAATTTCCAAGAAGACCAGGAAACATTAATTCGGGTGATCATGGGGCATGCAGTGCAAGAAGTACAAGTGGTGGATGAAGCAGATGAAGCAACCAAAGACAGACTTGCTCATCTCTTTACCCCCAGAGAAACAACAAGCCCCTACTGTAAAGATGATTTGGAAAAAAAGAAGTTAAGTTTAAAGAACTGGCTGGAGCAAAACAACATCCCTGTATCTGTACAAGGAGAATCCTGCACAGTGCTGTGTGTGGCTGGTGTGTTAACAATTGACCCACCTTATGGACCAGAAAACTGCAGTAGTGCAAATGAAATCATTTTGTCTCGTGTCCAAGGACTTCTACAATGGTTTCTTAATAACCAAGGAGAAACCAGGCTTACTTCACACTAG